AAACGCAAAACGACACCATTTCGGTCCTGCTGTTTATCTTGCAGACTGCGCAGAAAGTTAAGTATGGAGAGTTAAATTACTATACCATACAGATACAGGCACAAAATTAAGTGGATGCCACAAAGGGTGTGTCTGAAAACACAGAATTGACTGAATCTGAGTCGGATTTCACCCTCGCGGACTTTAGGATGCCCTCAGCTATAACCGTCTCACTGGGAAAGAGCCTGACTTTCCCATTCTGCCCTGCTGCAGTATCCTTCAAGGGTTCCAAAAACACCACTCTTTTACCGGCACCTGCCTTCCGTTCATCAGCGGGGGCATCACTAGCAGGACCAGGATTGAGGATAGACGAATGGGCATTGCTTTGGTTGAGAACGTTTTTTTGTCTCTTGCTTTTACACTTGCAGGGACAGGGCGTCAGATAGAGATACAAAAGTACCAACACGATACTGGCCACGCAGGCTGCGAGAGTGGTAAAAGCTGTGTTAAATGCCTCATGGGCATGGGATCTGTTCACGGTGAAGTTGCTCACGTTTATTGTGACATCCACAGTCTCATTTAACAGGCGTTGCCTGTTCATCGCAATACAGGAATACACTCCAGCGTCCTCAAAGCGAGGACTTTCTATAACCAGACTTCCATTGCGAAACACGTGAAAGTTTTCCAGATCTTTATCCGGCTCCAGCAGTCTGTTATCTGGACCAACCCAAATGAAGTCAGTATTTGCATTACCAGTCTTGCTGTCACAGGGGACGATCAGCCTTTCCCCGACTTGAGCGTCATGAATAAAGCCAAGTGCACGGAAGGAGCCGTTGATGATACTGTCCGAGCAATTCATAAAGCTATCCTGGAGCAGAAGCACCTGGTGGGAGTGCCTAGAGTCAGACCACAGGCGGCAGGTATAGTCATTCTTAAAATCCATCACTGAGCTAAAGTGCCTACGATACCAAAAGATGAGCAATGAATAAAGGGAACAGTCACAGACAAATGGGTTGCCATGAAGATAGATGCCTCTCAGCTGTTTTCCTGGCACTAAATTAATATGGTGCGTTGGCAGGGAGGGGATTTGATTATAAGAAACATCTAGAAACATCAGTTCTGCCAGCTTGAACCTCCCAACATACAAATCCATGGGAAACTGCGTCAGAAAGTTTCCACTTAAGTAGAGTTTTTGCAACTGGGAGAGCCCTCCAAAAGCAGAAGGGTCGAGATAGGAGATGTGATTGTTGTACAGCAGGAGCACCTCCAGAACCTTCAACTCCTGGAACACTGCACTTTTCACGGTCTTCAGCCTGTTGGATGATAAGTCAAGACACTTCAAATTTGGAGTTGTGGAAAAACTGCCCGTGGAAATGCTGGTGATGTTGTTATGACGAATTATTAGAGTGTTCAGCTTAACAAAGGATACGGGAATCCACTCGGAATCCAGAAGCCCGATCCTGTTGTAACTCAGATCCAGTCTCTTCATCAGTCTGAACAGGTTGCCAGGCACCTTGGACAGGTTTTTGTTGGTGCAGCTCACGATGTCAGTGGCACAGATGCAAGCGGTGGGGCACACCCCGGAGGCGCCGCGGCTCACAGTCACCGTGATCACCAACAAACACAGCAGCTCCCTGCAACCCGGTCTGACAACTCCAGGCAGGGTGGGCAGTGTGTGTAAACGTACAGACATTATGGTCGCCTCCAAGTCTCTTCCTGGCGTCTTTCCGCCAACTCAGCTTCCCA
The Lynx canadensis isolate LIC74 chromosome B4, mLynCan4.pri.v2, whole genome shotgun sequence DNA segment above includes these coding regions:
- the AMIGO2 gene encoding amphoterin-induced protein 2 codes for the protein MSVRLHTLPTLPGVVRPGCRELLCLLVITVTVSRGASGVCPTACICATDIVSCTNKNLSKVPGNLFRLMKRLDLSYNRIGLLDSEWIPVSFVKLNTLIIRHNNITSISTGSFSTTPNLKCLDLSSNRLKTVKSAVFQELKVLEVLLLYNNHISYLDPSAFGGLSQLQKLYLSGNFLTQFPMDLYVGRFKLAELMFLDVSYNQIPSLPTHHINLVPGKQLRGIYLHGNPFVCDCSLYSLLIFWYRRHFSSVMDFKNDYTCRLWSDSRHSHQVLLLQDSFMNCSDSIINGSFRALGFIHDAQVGERLIVPCDSKTGNANTDFIWVGPDNRLLEPDKDLENFHVFRNGSLVIESPRFEDAGVYSCIAMNRQRLLNETVDVTINVSNFTVNRSHAHEAFNTAFTTLAACVASIVLVLLYLYLTPCPCKCKSKRQKNVLNQSNAHSSILNPGPASDAPADERKAGAGKRVVFLEPLKDTAAGQNGKVRLFPSETVIAEGILKSARVKSDSDSVNSVFSDTPFVAST